The Thermus hydrothermalis genome window below encodes:
- a CDS encoding precorrin-2 C(20)-methyltransferase, which produces MRLYLLGVGPGDPELVTLKALRLIQRLPVLFYPEEEGREPLALRAARPHIPPGKPLVPLPLFTGHDPEARQRARRQAAEIIREALARHGEGGYLVLGDSLLYASPLNLLPHLEGIAVEAVPGISAHQLAASRILRPIALGEGGFAAVTGLKGVEPKGLDRFQSVFVYKAKDLPGLKEAFPDRKGFAFLRLGMDGERVLPLEEALGMERDYWTLVGLWREEV; this is translated from the coding sequence ATGAGGCTCTACCTTCTCGGCGTGGGCCCTGGGGACCCCGAGCTCGTGACCCTCAAGGCCCTCCGTCTCATCCAGAGGCTTCCCGTCCTCTTCTACCCGGAGGAGGAGGGGCGGGAGCCCTTGGCCCTCAGGGCGGCCCGGCCCCACATCCCCCCCGGCAAGCCCCTCGTCCCCCTGCCCCTCTTCACGGGCCACGACCCCGAGGCCCGCCAGCGGGCGCGCAGGCAAGCGGCGGAGATCATCCGGGAGGCCCTCGCCCGCCACGGGGAGGGCGGGTACCTGGTCCTAGGAGATAGCCTCCTCTACGCCTCCCCCCTCAACCTCCTCCCCCACCTGGAGGGCATAGCGGTGGAGGCCGTCCCCGGCATCAGCGCCCACCAACTGGCGGCCTCCCGCATCCTGCGGCCCATCGCCTTGGGGGAAGGAGGCTTCGCCGCGGTCACGGGGCTCAAGGGAGTGGAACCCAAGGGGCTAGACCGCTTCCAGAGCGTCTTCGTCTACAAGGCCAAGGACCTACCGGGACTAAAGGAAGCCTTCCCGGACAGGAAGGGCTTCGCCTTCCTGCGGCTTGGGATGGACGGGGAACGGGTTCTGCCCCTGGAGGAGGCCTTGGGAATGGAAAGGGACTACTGGACCCTGGTGGGGCTATGGCGGGAGGAGGTATGA
- a CDS encoding cobalt-precorrin-4/precorrin-4 C(11)-methyltransferase, with translation MRPVVHVVGGGPGDPELLTVKGARLLKEARFVLFTGSLFPEATLQALAPKAVLRDSKGMVLEEIATLLAQEAAQGSGVVRLHSGDPGLYGTLLEEKEALEALGVEVEVVPGVTAAFALAARAGLALTAPEVAQAVAFTRLGVRTPMPPGQDPKSLARPGLTLAVYLSGMHPKRLARELQEAGLAPDTPVLFGHRVGQAGEEVGLTDLSGLAQLPARDTTVFLVGEALRAKGVRSRLYDPNFRHRYRR, from the coding sequence ATGAGGCCTGTGGTGCACGTGGTAGGCGGGGGGCCGGGGGACCCTGAGCTCCTCACGGTCAAGGGGGCGCGCCTCCTCAAGGAGGCCCGCTTCGTCCTCTTCACGGGGAGCCTCTTCCCCGAGGCGACGCTCCAAGCGCTTGCGCCCAAGGCCGTCCTACGGGACTCCAAAGGGATGGTCCTGGAGGAGATCGCAACCCTCCTGGCCCAGGAGGCAGCCCAGGGCTCAGGGGTAGTGCGGCTCCACTCGGGGGACCCGGGGCTTTACGGCACCCTCCTGGAGGAGAAGGAGGCCCTCGAGGCCCTGGGCGTGGAGGTGGAGGTGGTGCCCGGCGTCACCGCCGCCTTCGCCCTGGCGGCCCGGGCGGGCCTCGCCCTCACCGCCCCCGAGGTGGCCCAGGCGGTGGCCTTCACCCGGCTTGGGGTGCGCACCCCCATGCCCCCGGGGCAGGACCCCAAAAGCCTCGCCCGACCCGGCCTTACCCTGGCGGTCTACCTCTCCGGCATGCACCCCAAAAGGCTCGCCCGGGAACTCCAGGAGGCGGGCCTAGCCCCGGACACCCCGGTCCTCTTCGGGCACAGGGTGGGTCAGGCGGGCGAAGAGGTGGGGCTCACCGACCTTTCGGGCTTGGCCCAACTCCCCGCCCGGGACACCACCGTCTTCCTGGTGGGGGAAGCGTTGCGGGCGAAGGGGGTACGAAGCCGGCTTTACGACCCGAACTTCCGGCACCGGTACAGGAGGTGA